A single region of the Liolophura sinensis isolate JHLJ2023 chromosome 9, CUHK_Ljap_v2, whole genome shotgun sequence genome encodes:
- the LOC135475701 gene encoding fibroleukin-like has protein sequence MDVVYSYCLCLLAFLAPATVSNAQQFPQFVTQLDKGQRLNGNTIPTFQDINLFMDSTFSVGNSYVALDSNATATKQMFNAFNENSMLPPRLDCYKPTDCADIQLCGAVRNGIYRIYPFGVGHGFLVLCDLEHMGGGWTLIQRRLDGSVDFNRGWDDYMAGFGNLLSEFWMGLHRVNQLTSQCQTELVVRISDYTGESAWAMYEQFYVSDEESKCRLFVRGYSGSAGDSMQLHSGMMFSTPDSDNDIAPERHCAQNYGAGWWFGRCANVNLNGVYSARVDVDPHNLRNVMWYTWKNRTPLQWVHMKIRPSKFKPPEKR, from the coding sequence ATGGATGTTGTCTACAGCTACTGTCTCTGTTTGCTTGCGTTCCTGGCACCAGCAACAGTGTCCAATGCCCAGCAATTCCCGCAGTTTGTAACTCAACTCGATAAAGGTCAACGGCTTAACGGGAACACCATACCAACTTTCCAAGATATAAACTTGTTCATGGACTCCACCTTTTCGGTGGGCAACTCTTACGTAGCACTCGACTCCAATGCCACTGCAACCAAGCAGATGTTCAACGCGTTCAACGAGAATTCCATGTTACCGCCTCGGTTAGATTGTTACAAGCCGACAGATTGCGCTGATATCCAACTGTGCGGGGCTGTACGAAATGGAATCTACCGGATCTACCCGTTCGGGGTCGGTCATGGCTTTTTGGTCCTGTGTGACCTAGAACATATGGGGGGAGGTTGGACGTTAATTCAAAGGCGTCTGGATGGTTCGGTGGACTTCAACAGAGGATGGGATGACTACATGGCGGGCTTCGGGAACTTGCTAAGTGAATTCTGGATGGGACTACATAGAGTGAACCAGCTGACGTCCCAGTGCCAGACGGAACTCGTTGTGCGCATATCCGACTACACGGGGGAGTCCGCCTGGGCCATGTATGAGCAGTTTTACGTATCCGACGAAGAGAGCAAGTGCCGACTGTTTGTGAGGGGTTATTCGGGGTCTGCGGGCGATAGCATGCAGCTTCATAGCGGCATGATGTTCTCCACCCCGGATAGCGATAACGACATTGCCCCTGAGCGCCATTGTGCTCAAAACTATGGCGCCGGTTGGTGGTTTGGTAGGTGTGCTAACGTCAATCTGAACGGTGTGTACAGCGCCAGGGTTGACGTCGATCCTCACAATCTGCGTAACGTCATGTGGTATACATGGAAAAACAGAACCCCTTTACAATGGGTGCACATGAAGATCCGCCCTTCCAAATTTAAGCCTCCCGAGAAACGTTAA